Genomic segment of Pacificitalea manganoxidans:
TCAATACCTTCGTGACGTCGCTTGATGTGACAAAGGATCTGGCGCGGCGCGCCCCGGCGGACCGCATCCTGATCTCGGAAAGCGGCCTGAACGGTGCCGAGGATCTGGCCGAGATCGCGCGCTATGGTGCGCGCAGCTTCCTCATTGGGGAAAGCCTCATGCGCCACGACGATGTCGAACAGGCGACGCGCACGCTGCTGGCCAACCCGCTCACCTCCGGGGGCGTGTGACATGGCGCTCACCCATTTCGACGCCGAGGGGCACGCGCATATGGTCGATGTCGGCGACAAGCCGGTTACCGACCGCATCGCCACCGCGCGCGGCTGGGTGAAAATGTCGCCGCAAACCCTTGATCTGATCGTCAAAGGGACGGCGAAGAAAGGCGATGTGCTGGGCGTTGCGCGGCTCGCCGGGATCATGGGGGCGAAACGCACCGCCGATCTGATCCCGCTATGTCACCCGCTGCCGATCACCAAGGTTTCGCTCGATCTGGTGCCAGATGACAGCCTGCCGGGCGTGCGGCTGGAGGCG
This window contains:
- the moaC gene encoding cyclic pyranopterin monophosphate synthase MoaC — its product is MALTHFDAEGHAHMVDVGDKPVTDRIATARGWVKMSPQTLDLIVKGTAKKGDVLGVARLAGIMGAKRTADLIPLCHPLPITKVSLDLVPDDSLPGVRLEATVKTSGQTGVEMEALTAVTTAALTVYDMLKAADRAMELGGIHVALKDGGKSGRYEAQQ